A stretch of the Longimicrobium terrae genome encodes the following:
- a CDS encoding transglycosylase SLT domain-containing protein, whose amino-acid sequence MRLTRQQQILIGLAVLLIPVLIWAATRKGGENTPRVVHETPRAPASVQAARGPDLPDEIEKLLGEGRNWRAARRLRAMTGPQTDPAVIVVAAKAEAGWGGWNNVIDLLEGKPWLDRTAGGDGWYLLGRAREHARRWNDAAEAYGKYVALRPEGGDAAARGERTVGELRYALALLRAGRTDEGVRALEHARAGVPVISGWVSILAAEAVAERGDTARVRAFLPKPEEAPSPARARRAWLDAYGAARDSAGARTLALRFREAAKDTAGRAEMSVAAARVVDAASAVPLLRSVLAEAPTSGAAVEAARRLGALPGITPADRLAIATVYDRAGNKARAADGYRAWLAANPNATDVRLRLVRALFGAGRFADVDAAAAPLLGGPPPIAAEAMYIVGRAQYRRGDRTRARQTWNTAATRFRGVPAAGEAAFMLGDLSHDAGDDAAARAGYRRTADGFPGTPSAGIALMRLGGMAYVARDYAGAARIFDEYRTRNAGGEYWAQATYWAGRARVAAGKADEAAPLFQSVRQREPLSYYALQSAERLKQPFWPVELKPDPAPEPAATNRVTEWLYGVDLLRAAGLDTEAAAEVDRLVRAAGDERAVLYPLAEGINERGYTSQGIRAGLSMQKAGEPNSARLLRILHPLPYRGVIEGEARAAGLEPAQVAAMIRQESWFNARAQSGPGARGLMQVMPETGRGLARGLDIQQWEPELLFNPELNVAMGVRYLADQMRAYRRSLPSVYAAYNAGPVRVERWRALPEYRDEELFTERIPYVETRDYVKILTRNTAVYRGLYGAGTARSRE is encoded by the coding sequence ATGCGCCTGACCCGACAGCAGCAGATTCTGATTGGACTCGCCGTCCTCCTCATCCCCGTCCTGATCTGGGCGGCCACGCGGAAGGGCGGCGAAAACACGCCACGCGTGGTCCACGAAACGCCGCGCGCCCCCGCGTCGGTGCAGGCCGCGCGCGGGCCCGATCTTCCGGACGAGATCGAGAAACTGCTGGGCGAGGGGCGCAACTGGCGCGCGGCGCGCCGGCTGCGCGCCATGACCGGCCCGCAGACCGATCCCGCCGTCATTGTGGTGGCGGCAAAGGCGGAGGCGGGGTGGGGCGGATGGAACAACGTCATCGACCTGCTGGAGGGCAAGCCGTGGCTGGACCGCACGGCCGGCGGCGATGGATGGTACCTGCTTGGGCGCGCCCGCGAGCACGCCCGCCGGTGGAACGACGCGGCTGAGGCGTACGGAAAGTACGTTGCGCTGCGTCCGGAAGGCGGCGACGCGGCCGCGCGCGGCGAGCGCACCGTGGGCGAGTTGCGGTACGCGCTGGCGCTGCTGCGCGCCGGGCGCACGGACGAGGGCGTTCGCGCGCTGGAGCACGCCCGCGCGGGGGTGCCGGTGATCTCCGGCTGGGTGTCCATCCTGGCCGCCGAAGCCGTCGCCGAGCGCGGCGACACGGCGCGCGTCCGCGCCTTTCTGCCCAAGCCGGAGGAGGCGCCGTCCCCCGCCCGTGCACGCCGCGCGTGGCTGGATGCGTATGGTGCCGCGCGCGATTCCGCCGGAGCCCGCACGCTGGCGCTGCGCTTTCGCGAGGCGGCAAAGGATACGGCGGGACGCGCGGAGATGTCGGTGGCCGCGGCGCGGGTGGTGGACGCGGCCTCCGCGGTCCCGCTCCTCCGCTCCGTGCTGGCCGAGGCGCCCACCAGCGGCGCGGCGGTGGAGGCGGCGCGGCGGCTGGGCGCGCTTCCGGGAATCACTCCCGCGGACCGGCTGGCGATCGCGACCGTGTACGACCGCGCCGGCAACAAGGCGCGCGCGGCGGACGGCTACCGCGCCTGGCTGGCCGCCAATCCCAACGCGACGGACGTGCGGCTGCGGCTGGTGCGCGCGCTGTTCGGCGCGGGCCGCTTCGCGGATGTGGACGCGGCCGCGGCCCCGCTGCTGGGGGGTCCGCCTCCGATCGCGGCGGAGGCGATGTACATCGTAGGGCGCGCGCAGTACCGGCGCGGTGACCGCACGCGCGCGCGGCAGACGTGGAACACGGCGGCCACGCGCTTTCGCGGCGTTCCCGCGGCGGGCGAGGCGGCGTTCATGCTGGGCGACCTGAGCCACGACGCGGGCGACGACGCCGCGGCGCGCGCGGGGTATCGCCGGACTGCGGACGGCTTTCCGGGGACGCCCTCCGCGGGGATCGCGCTGATGCGGCTGGGGGGGATGGCGTACGTGGCGCGCGACTACGCCGGCGCGGCGCGCATCTTTGACGAGTACCGCACCCGCAACGCCGGCGGCGAGTACTGGGCGCAGGCCACCTACTGGGCCGGACGCGCCCGCGTCGCGGCGGGAAAGGCGGATGAGGCGGCGCCGCTGTTTCAGTCCGTGCGGCAGCGCGAGCCGCTGTCGTACTACGCGCTGCAGTCGGCGGAGCGGCTGAAGCAGCCGTTCTGGCCGGTGGAGCTGAAGCCCGATCCCGCTCCGGAGCCGGCGGCGACCAATCGAGTCACGGAGTGGCTGTACGGCGTGGATCTGCTGCGCGCCGCCGGGCTGGACACCGAGGCGGCGGCGGAGGTGGACCGTCTGGTGCGCGCGGCGGGGGACGAGCGCGCGGTGCTGTATCCGCTGGCGGAGGGGATCAACGAGCGGGGCTACACCTCGCAGGGGATCCGCGCGGGGCTCTCGATGCAGAAGGCGGGCGAGCCGAACAGCGCGCGGCTTCTGCGCATTCTGCATCCACTGCCCTACCGCGGCGTGATCGAGGGCGAGGCGCGCGCGGCGGGGCTGGAGCCGGCGCAGGTGGCGGCGATGATCCGGCAGGAGTCGTGGTTCAACGCCCGGGCGCAGAGCGGCCCCGGCGCGCGCGGGCTGATGCAGGTGATGCCGGAGACCGGACGCGGCCTGGCGCGGGGGCTGGACATTCAGCAGTGGGAACCGGAACTGCTCTTCAACCCGGAGCTCAACGTGGCAATGGGGGTGCGCTACCTGGCGGACCAGATGCGCGCCTACCGCCGCTCGCTTCCCAGCGTGTACGCCGCGTACAACGCCGGCCCCGTGCGCGTGGAGCGGTGGCGCGCGCTCCCCGAGTACCGCGACGAGGAGCTGTTCACGGAGCGGATTCCGTACGTGGAGACGCGGGATTACGTCAAGATTCTGACGAGGAATACGGCGGTGTACCGGGGGTTGTACGGGGCGGGGACGGCGAGGAGCAGGGAATAG
- a CDS encoding metal-dependent hydrolase → MPFPPAHMLAGAGFAEVALAGMRNPPSRRRALLAGAVMGALADVDIILGMLTGKGWTLHGTATHSIAAVVVWAAIGMAVGGWRWGVVLGAGYSSHLLLDLLDDSGPTNLMLGWPFTGQHPYSLGKLFPKVPIDGDGLVETVMNIFTPGPGLLFLQQTALAAAFAALLFLLARVLRRARARRAA, encoded by the coding sequence ATGCCGTTTCCTCCCGCACACATGCTCGCCGGCGCCGGCTTCGCGGAGGTGGCGCTGGCCGGGATGCGCAACCCGCCCTCCCGCCGCCGCGCGCTGCTGGCCGGCGCCGTCATGGGCGCCCTGGCCGACGTCGACATCATCCTCGGCATGCTGACGGGAAAGGGCTGGACGCTGCACGGCACCGCCACGCACAGCATCGCCGCCGTCGTCGTCTGGGCGGCCATCGGCATGGCGGTGGGCGGGTGGCGGTGGGGCGTGGTGCTCGGCGCGGGATATTCTTCCCACCTGCTGCTGGACCTGCTGGATGACAGCGGGCCCACCAACCTCATGCTGGGATGGCCGTTCACCGGGCAGCATCCCTACTCGCTGGGCAAGCTGTTTCCCAAGGTGCCCATCGATGGCGACGGGCTGGTGGAAACGGTGATGAACATCTTCACCCCGGGCCCGGGGCTGCTCTTTCTGCAGCAGACGGCGCTGGCCGCCGCCTTTGCCGCGCTCCTCTTTCTGCTCGCCCGCGTTCTGCGCCGCGCGCGCGCCCGCCGCGCCGCCTGA
- a CDS encoding long-chain fatty acid--CoA ligase, giving the protein MTEHAADLRAQLLARIAAGPHAPLSDGDFNRLALAIFAHQFACNTPYRLFCERRGMRPGTVADWTEVPAVPTDAFKAAALVCGDPEAAQAVFRTSGTTAGRERRGTHYLPDVALYDAALRAGFSAHLLPDGARLPVISLVPPPAEMGDSSLSHMAGAVVADYGTERSGWFVSPDGGIDHAGLDNALRGAVERGEPVCILGTAFAFVHWLDALRESDTRHALPPGSRLMDTGGFKGRSREVTREELYAGLTDRLGIPAAWCVNEYGMTEMSSQFYDGVAGAALAPTERMHVGPVWVRTQATDPETLRPLPHGGVGVLRHLDLANLNSVMAIQTADLGFTTPEGFRVLGRATGAEARGCSLAMDDLLRAIAR; this is encoded by the coding sequence ATGACCGAACACGCCGCCGACCTTCGCGCCCAGCTGCTGGCCCGCATTGCCGCGGGGCCGCACGCGCCGCTTTCCGACGGCGACTTCAACCGGCTGGCGCTCGCCATCTTTGCGCACCAGTTCGCCTGCAACACGCCGTACCGCCTGTTCTGCGAGCGGCGCGGCATGCGGCCCGGGACCGTGGCGGACTGGACGGAAGTGCCGGCCGTGCCGACGGATGCGTTCAAGGCCGCGGCGCTCGTCTGCGGCGATCCGGAGGCCGCGCAGGCCGTATTCCGCACCAGCGGGACGACCGCCGGGCGCGAGCGGCGCGGCACACACTATCTGCCAGACGTGGCCCTGTACGATGCGGCGCTGCGGGCCGGCTTCTCCGCGCACCTGCTGCCGGACGGCGCGCGGCTCCCCGTCATCTCCCTCGTCCCCCCGCCGGCGGAGATGGGCGACTCGTCGCTGTCGCACATGGCGGGCGCGGTGGTGGCGGATTATGGAACGGAGCGCAGCGGCTGGTTCGTCTCGCCGGACGGCGGTATCGACCACGCGGGGCTGGACAACGCCCTGCGCGGCGCCGTGGAGCGCGGCGAGCCGGTGTGCATCCTGGGCACCGCCTTCGCCTTTGTGCACTGGCTGGACGCCCTGCGCGAAAGCGATACGCGGCATGCGCTTCCGCCTGGCTCGCGGCTGATGGACACCGGCGGATTCAAGGGCCGCTCGCGCGAGGTGACGCGGGAGGAACTGTACGCGGGCCTTACGGACCGGCTGGGGATCCCCGCCGCGTGGTGCGTAAACGAGTACGGGATGACGGAGATGAGTTCGCAGTTCTACGACGGCGTCGCGGGCGCGGCGCTGGCGCCAACCGAGCGGATGCACGTGGGCCCGGTGTGGGTGCGTACCCAGGCCACCGATCCAGAAACGCTGCGTCCGCTGCCGCACGGCGGGGTGGGCGTGCTGCGGCACCTGGACCTGGCCAACCTGAATTCGGTGATGGCGATTCAGACGGCGGACCTGGGGTTCACCACGCCGGAGGGATTCCGCGTCCTGGGCCGCGCGACCGGGGCGGAGGCGCGCGGCTGCTCGCTGGCGATGGACGACCTGCTGCGCGCCATCGCCCGCTGA
- a CDS encoding dienelactone hydrolase family protein, whose product MRISRWTALSAALLLGACATAEPRPATAGANAVDRAHLDAMSHEHAGETPTPNGSAMEPRQDVVAQDVEYLTVDGKAVRGYEARPANAAVGAKLPSIIVIHEWYGLNDNVRMMTRRLAGEGYRAFAVDMYNGQVASNPDEARMLMGGVMENPQGGTANLAAAARSLETRTGADRIAILGWCFGGAWSLEGALSMPAQIDAAVMYYGRPVTDRARLAGLRAPLLGLFGGADQGIPVAQVRQMETTLRELNKDVTIQVYEGAGHAFANPSGQSYNAVAAEDSWMRTTAFLARHLR is encoded by the coding sequence ATGCGCATTTCCCGCTGGACCGCGCTGTCGGCGGCGCTGCTGCTGGGCGCCTGCGCCACCGCCGAACCCCGTCCCGCCACCGCCGGCGCCAACGCGGTGGACCGCGCGCACCTGGACGCCATGTCGCACGAGCACGCGGGCGAAACGCCCACGCCCAACGGCTCGGCGATGGAGCCGCGGCAGGACGTGGTGGCGCAGGACGTGGAATATCTGACGGTCGATGGCAAGGCCGTGCGCGGCTACGAGGCGCGCCCCGCGAACGCCGCGGTGGGCGCCAAGCTGCCCAGCATCATCGTCATCCACGAGTGGTACGGATTGAACGACAACGTGCGGATGATGACGCGGCGTCTGGCGGGAGAAGGGTATCGCGCGTTCGCCGTGGACATGTACAACGGGCAGGTGGCGTCCAACCCGGACGAGGCGCGCATGCTGATGGGCGGGGTGATGGAGAACCCGCAGGGCGGCACGGCGAACCTGGCCGCGGCCGCGCGGTCGCTGGAGACGCGCACCGGGGCGGACCGCATCGCCATTCTGGGATGGTGCTTCGGCGGCGCATGGTCGCTGGAGGGCGCGCTGAGCATGCCCGCGCAGATCGACGCGGCGGTGATGTACTACGGCCGCCCGGTGACGGACCGCGCGCGCTTGGCGGGCCTTCGCGCGCCGCTGCTGGGGCTGTTCGGCGGGGCGGATCAGGGGATTCCCGTGGCGCAGGTGCGGCAGATGGAGACGACCCTTCGCGAGCTGAACAAGGACGTGACCATCCAGGTCTACGAGGGCGCCGGTCACGCGTTCGCCAATCCGTCGGGCCAGTCGTACAACGCCGTCGCGGCCGAGGATTCGTGGATGCGCACCACGGCTTTCCTCGCGCGCCACCTCCGCTGA
- a CDS encoding nuclear transport factor 2 family protein, producing MHTTPVDAVHAWIEAVNDADADRLVALSDARVEIIGPRGSVRGAEVLRDWLTRAGLTMQASRTFARGTAVVVHGRGVWRAPDGAVLGEQDVASRFVVEEGKIAAYERFDDLAAALARAGLAEEDEVSAG from the coding sequence ATGCACACGACCCCGGTGGATGCGGTCCACGCATGGATCGAGGCGGTGAACGATGCGGATGCGGACCGTCTGGTGGCGCTTTCTGATGCGCGGGTGGAGATCATCGGACCGCGCGGGTCGGTGCGCGGAGCCGAGGTGCTGCGCGACTGGCTCACCCGCGCCGGGCTGACGATGCAGGCGTCGCGGACCTTTGCGCGCGGCACCGCCGTGGTGGTGCACGGGCGCGGCGTGTGGCGCGCGCCGGACGGGGCCGTGCTCGGCGAGCAGGACGTCGCCTCGCGGTTCGTGGTGGAGGAGGGAAAGATCGCCGCCTACGAGCGCTTCGACGACCTCGCCGCCGCGCTCGCGAGGGCGGGGCTGGCGGAGGAGGATGAAGTGAGCGCGGGGTGA
- a CDS encoding DUF1622 domain-containing protein, with the protein MADVLMQAAEQISVMDHVVHWIATGVEAGGVAMLAVTAVASTVLMLVDWRRAGRFAPAYKAYRRNLGRGILLGLEFLVIADIIGTVAVEPSFHNLGILGVIVIIRTFLSFSLEVEIEGRLPWHKGGDRDSDEDDDPVAASGSERSAV; encoded by the coding sequence ATGGCGGATGTGCTGATGCAGGCGGCGGAGCAGATTTCCGTGATGGACCACGTGGTCCACTGGATCGCGACGGGGGTGGAGGCGGGCGGCGTGGCCATGCTGGCGGTCACAGCCGTGGCGTCTACCGTGCTGATGCTGGTGGACTGGCGCCGCGCGGGACGGTTTGCGCCGGCGTACAAGGCCTATCGCCGCAACCTGGGGCGCGGGATTCTGCTGGGGCTGGAATTTCTGGTGATTGCCGACATCATCGGCACCGTCGCGGTGGAGCCCTCGTTCCACAACCTGGGCATCCTCGGGGTGATCGTCATCATCCGCACCTTTCTGAGCTTTTCGCTGGAGGTGGAGATCGAGGGCCGCCTTCCGTGGCACAAAGGCGGCGATCGCGATTCGGATGAGGATGACGATCCCGTGGCGGCTTCTGGAAGCGAGCGCTCGGCCGTTTGA
- a CDS encoding alpha/beta fold hydrolase, with protein sequence MPNPAAQPEPWTHHQAVVNDVRLHWVEAGDGPLVVLLHGFPEFWYGWRKQIPALAAAGFRVVAPDLRGYNLSAKPAGIRPYRVQALVDDVAALIHHLGARQAHVVGHDWGGIVAWWLAMVHPECIDRLAVLNAPHPPAFSREIRRNPKQMLASWYAGFFQLPALPEAALRARDYAALLGIFRAESVRPGAFSEDDLQRYRESASQPGALTAMLNYYRAATRYRPPPTRIIPHDTLLIWGVRDQALTIELTEGLEAWAPRLRIERIPEASHWVASEYPDPVNQLLTGFLAPPRA encoded by the coding sequence ATGCCGAACCCCGCCGCGCAGCCGGAACCCTGGACGCACCACCAAGCCGTGGTCAACGACGTGCGCCTGCACTGGGTGGAGGCGGGCGACGGGCCGCTCGTGGTGCTGCTGCACGGCTTTCCCGAGTTCTGGTACGGGTGGCGAAAGCAGATTCCCGCGCTGGCGGCGGCCGGTTTTCGCGTGGTTGCGCCGGACCTGCGCGGCTACAACCTGTCCGCAAAGCCCGCGGGCATCCGCCCGTACCGCGTGCAGGCGCTGGTGGACGACGTCGCTGCGCTTATCCACCACCTCGGCGCGCGGCAGGCACACGTTGTCGGCCACGACTGGGGCGGAATCGTGGCGTGGTGGCTGGCGATGGTCCACCCGGAGTGCATCGACCGGCTCGCGGTTCTCAACGCGCCGCATCCGCCGGCGTTTTCGCGCGAGATCCGCCGCAATCCCAAGCAGATGCTGGCGTCGTGGTACGCGGGATTCTTTCAGCTTCCCGCGCTCCCCGAGGCGGCGCTGCGGGCCCGCGACTACGCCGCGCTGCTCGGCATCTTCCGGGCGGAATCCGTGCGTCCCGGCGCGTTTTCGGAGGATGACCTGCAGAGGTACCGCGAATCGGCGTCCCAGCCCGGCGCGCTGACGGCCATGCTGAACTACTACCGCGCCGCGACCCGTTATCGGCCACCGCCCACGCGCATCATCCCGCATGACACGCTGCTGATCTGGGGCGTGCGCGATCAGGCGCTCACGATCGAACTCACGGAAGGGCTGGAGGCGTGGGCGCCGCGCCTGCGCATCGAACGCATCCCCGAAGCCAGCCACTGGGTCGCGTCCGAATATCCCGATCCCGTCAACCAGCTTCTGACCGGCTTCCTCGCTCCGCCGCGCGCCTGA
- a CDS encoding SDR family oxidoreductase → MDIQLKPIADQVIVITGASSGIGLATARKAAQRGARVVLAARDEQGLSRATRAIVEAGGDAVYCVADTANPDDVRRVAETALREYGTIDTWVNNAGVSIYGALEDTPLEDARRLFDVNYWGMVNGAMTALPILRRGGGALINVGSIVSDRAVPMQGHYSASKHAVKAFSDALRVELEYDGAPVSVTIIKPGSIDTPFPQHARNLMDHEPTLPAPVYKPETVADAIVFCAQHPRKSVTVGGGGRAISMMGILSPGATDKAMRGMVDQQQKDEPTRPGRRDTLYQPPLDNGETRGDYEGRVMRTSAYTKAVLHPGAAALAFGIVAGLGVVLAGATGLLGGRGADEDEVFELEEEEFAAAAHVEPGDEVGVYAGELEMASDDYADRGVDTLPGGDYGFRSGADQAY, encoded by the coding sequence ATGGATATTCAGCTCAAGCCCATTGCCGATCAGGTGATCGTCATCACCGGCGCGTCCAGCGGTATCGGGCTGGCGACCGCGCGCAAGGCGGCCCAGCGCGGCGCGCGCGTGGTGCTGGCCGCCCGCGACGAGCAGGGTCTCAGCCGCGCCACCCGCGCCATCGTGGAAGCCGGCGGCGACGCGGTCTACTGCGTGGCGGATACCGCCAATCCCGACGACGTGCGCCGCGTGGCGGAAACCGCGCTGCGCGAGTACGGCACCATCGACACCTGGGTGAACAACGCGGGCGTCAGCATCTACGGCGCGCTGGAGGATACGCCGCTGGAGGACGCGCGGCGGCTGTTCGACGTGAACTACTGGGGGATGGTGAACGGGGCGATGACGGCGCTCCCCATCCTGCGGCGGGGCGGGGGCGCGCTCATCAACGTGGGCAGCATCGTGTCGGACCGCGCGGTGCCCATGCAGGGGCACTACAGCGCCAGCAAGCACGCGGTCAAGGCGTTCAGCGACGCGCTGCGGGTGGAACTGGAGTACGACGGCGCGCCGGTCTCCGTCACCATCATCAAGCCGGGCTCCATCGACACTCCTTTTCCGCAGCACGCGCGCAACCTGATGGACCACGAGCCCACGCTTCCCGCGCCCGTGTACAAGCCGGAAACGGTGGCCGACGCCATCGTGTTCTGTGCGCAGCACCCCCGGAAGTCGGTCACCGTCGGCGGCGGCGGGCGGGCGATTTCCATGATGGGCATCCTTTCCCCCGGCGCTACCGACAAGGCCATGCGGGGAATGGTGGATCAGCAGCAGAAGGACGAGCCCACGCGTCCCGGACGCCGCGACACGCTGTATCAGCCGCCGCTGGACAACGGCGAAACGCGCGGCGACTACGAGGGCCGCGTGATGCGCACCAGCGCCTACACCAAGGCGGTGCTGCACCCCGGCGCCGCGGCGCTGGCGTTCGGCATCGTAGCGGGGCTGGGTGTCGTTCTCGCCGGCGCCACGGGCCTGCTGGGCGGCCGCGGCGCGGATGAGGACGAGGTGTTCGAGCTGGAGGAGGAAGAGTTTGCCGCCGCCGCGCACGTGGAGCCGGGCGACGAGGTGGGCGTGTACGCGGGAGAGCTGGAGATGGCGAGCGACGACTACGCCGACCGTGGTGTGGACACGCTCCCCGGCGGAGACTACGGCTTCCGCTCCGGCGCCGACCAGGCGTACTGA
- a CDS encoding DUF4097 family beta strand repeat-containing protein: MRYVTMVAASAAVVGFWAAAHTDIAQAASALRAPVSASAITTATTSQEDFRWSGRIARGKQIEINGLFGDVRAELTSGDEVEVVGHRRGSAAGGVRIVVDQNDEGVTICTVYRASGDANESRDCENNRSGDRDGTVDHDDARIDWVVRVPAGVKFSAGTVDGDITAEGMRGPVAVASVAGDVRVSTTGSARAATVSGNVVASFGEMDDEEMEFASVSGNVLLRLASGVNASVQAQTLSGEIESDFELRRGSMTDADDDDDDRIAGMNLNIQIGRQARGDIGRGGQELNVTTVSGDIRLERAR; the protein is encoded by the coding sequence ATGCGGTACGTGACGATGGTGGCCGCTTCGGCGGCGGTGGTGGGTTTCTGGGCGGCGGCGCACACGGACATCGCCCAGGCGGCCAGCGCGCTGCGGGCCCCGGTTTCGGCTTCGGCCATCACCACGGCCACGACCTCGCAGGAAGACTTCCGCTGGAGCGGACGCATCGCCCGCGGCAAGCAGATCGAAATCAACGGCCTGTTCGGCGACGTGCGCGCCGAACTGACCAGCGGTGACGAGGTGGAAGTGGTGGGGCACCGCCGCGGTTCGGCGGCGGGCGGCGTGCGCATCGTGGTCGATCAGAACGACGAGGGCGTCACCATCTGCACCGTCTACCGCGCGTCCGGCGACGCGAATGAATCGCGCGACTGCGAAAACAACCGCTCCGGCGACCGCGACGGGACGGTGGATCACGACGACGCGCGCATCGACTGGGTGGTGCGCGTTCCCGCCGGGGTGAAGTTCTCCGCAGGCACGGTGGATGGCGACATCACCGCCGAGGGAATGCGCGGCCCCGTCGCCGTGGCCAGCGTGGCCGGCGACGTACGCGTTTCCACCACCGGCTCCGCCCGCGCCGCCACGGTGAGCGGCAACGTAGTGGCCAGCTTTGGCGAAATGGATGACGAGGAGATGGAATTCGCCTCGGTGAGCGGAAACGTGCTGCTGCGGCTGGCTTCGGGGGTGAACGCGAGCGTGCAGGCGCAGACGCTGTCGGGCGAGATCGAGTCGGACTTCGAGCTGCGCCGCGGCTCCATGACCGACGCCGACGATGATGATGACGACCGCATTGCCGGGATGAACCTGAACATCCAGATCGGGCGGCAGGCGCGCGGTGACATTGGCCGCGGCGGGCAGGAACTGAACGTCACCACCGTCAGCGGCGACATCCGCCTGGAGCGCGCCCGCTGA
- the modB gene encoding molybdate ABC transporter permease subunit: MDASPILLSLRVALSALAFVAVAGTLAARWVTRRDFPGRDLVDGLLILPLVLPPVVTGYVLLILLARTGPVGRVLDRAFGIRLVFTLEAAVIAAAVVSFPLMYQSAKAAFAGVDRRLEDAARTLGAGEGRVLLRVTVPLAWPGLVAGMVLAFARALGEFGATAMVAGNIPGVTATVPLAIYALADAGELRQAGMYALVISLFSLSLVVGLNTWTRRRRPGWRPRRRA, from the coding sequence ATGGACGCCTCGCCCATCCTGCTTTCGCTGCGCGTCGCCCTTTCCGCGCTCGCCTTTGTCGCGGTCGCCGGGACGCTGGCCGCGCGATGGGTGACGCGCCGTGACTTTCCGGGACGCGACCTGGTGGATGGGCTGCTGATCCTTCCCCTCGTCCTGCCGCCGGTGGTGACGGGATACGTGCTCCTGATCCTCCTCGCGCGGACGGGGCCGGTCGGCCGCGTGCTGGACCGGGCGTTCGGCATCCGCCTCGTCTTCACCCTGGAGGCCGCCGTCATCGCCGCCGCGGTCGTCAGTTTTCCGCTGATGTACCAGAGCGCCAAGGCCGCCTTCGCGGGGGTGGACCGTCGTCTGGAGGACGCGGCGCGCACGCTGGGCGCGGGGGAGGGACGCGTACTCCTGCGCGTGACGGTGCCGCTCGCGTGGCCGGGGCTGGTGGCGGGAATGGTGCTGGCCTTTGCGCGCGCGCTGGGCGAGTTCGGCGCGACGGCCATGGTCGCCGGCAACATCCCCGGGGTGACGGCAACCGTGCCGCTCGCCATCTACGCCCTGGCGGACGCGGGCGAACTGCGGCAGGCGGGGATGTACGCGCTGGTCATCAGCCTGTTCAGCCTGTCCCTCGTCGTGGGGCTGAACACGTGGACACGGCGGCGCAGGCCCGGCTGGCGTCCGCGGCGGCGCGCGTGA
- the modA gene encoding molybdate ABC transporter substrate-binding protein yields MPRPRLAPITALLLAATFAAGCGDRAAEKQAPRTTVSVSAAASLREAFTAAEKEYEAAHPDIDIRVNFGASGALQRQIEQGAPVDVFASAAEKPMDALESRGLIDPRSRRRLAGNELVLIVPTVANSAGVRGFADLSLPRVRRVALGVPASVPAGEYADQVLRTLGIRDSVQKKAVLGQDVRAVLAYVASGEADAGVVYRTDVAAAGNRVRIVASAPAGSHSPITYPIAVTTQAADAAAARAFAGFLLGPRGREILRAHGFVAE; encoded by the coding sequence ATGCCCCGCCCGCGCCTTGCTCCGATTACCGCCCTCCTCCTCGCAGCGACGTTCGCGGCGGGGTGCGGCGACCGCGCGGCCGAAAAGCAGGCGCCGCGCACGACCGTTTCGGTGTCCGCCGCGGCCAGCCTGCGCGAGGCGTTCACCGCCGCGGAAAAGGAGTACGAGGCGGCGCACCCGGACATCGACATCCGCGTCAACTTCGGCGCGTCGGGCGCGCTGCAGCGGCAGATTGAGCAGGGTGCGCCCGTCGACGTGTTCGCCTCCGCCGCGGAGAAGCCGATGGACGCGCTGGAGAGCCGCGGCCTCATCGATCCCCGCTCACGGCGCAGGCTGGCCGGCAATGAACTGGTGCTGATCGTTCCCACGGTGGCGAATTCGGCGGGGGTGCGCGGCTTCGCGGACCTGTCGCTTCCCCGCGTGCGGCGCGTGGCGCTTGGCGTGCCCGCTTCCGTTCCCGCGGGCGAGTACGCGGACCAGGTGCTGCGCACGCTCGGCATCCGCGATTCCGTGCAGAAGAAGGCCGTCCTCGGGCAGGACGTGCGCGCCGTGCTGGCCTACGTGGCCTCGGGCGAGGCGGACGCCGGTGTCGTGTACCGTACGGACGTAGCCGCGGCGGGGAACCGCGTGCGGATCGTCGCGAGCGCGCCCGCGGGATCGCATTCTCCCATCACCTACCCCATTGCCGTCACCACGCAGGCGGCAGACGCGGCCGCGGCGCGCGCATTCGCCGGCTTTCTGCTGGGCCCCCGGGGAAGAGAGATCCTGCGCGCGCACGGCTTCGTCGCGGAGTGA